A portion of the Scylla paramamosain isolate STU-SP2022 chromosome 2, ASM3559412v1, whole genome shotgun sequence genome contains these proteins:
- the LOC135113763 gene encoding tyrosine 3-monooxygenase-like, translating to MKAAEVSRERFAINKSYSIENGYPARRRSLVDDAKFESTINKQRQQSWIEEAQRLSRDGDVSEEEVFLVQSPGEPDAPLTVALVVSLLDGISALPRVIKTIENFKGTVVHVESRPASHKGLAFDVLFRIDIMREPLLSLLKSLRQGASIASVKLLSEHQSSIKEPWFPKHISELDMCNHLMTKYEPDLDMDHPGFADQEYRARRKQIADIAFAYTYGEPIPRVEYRPEEIETWGAVFRELDRLVPTHACRQYREVWDILKRECGYCPESIPQLEDVSRFMKKRTGFSLRPAAGLLTARDFLASLAFRVFQCTQYIRHHSSPHHSPEPDAIHELLGHAPLLAHPAFAQFSQELGLASLGASDEEIEKFATMYWFTVEFGLCREQGEIRAWGAGLLSSFGELQHSLSNKPDHRDFEPSLTAVQPYQDQDYQDVYFVAEGVEDAMEKFRQWTFKTLSRPYEVHYDPFSQTIMVLDSVHKLEGLAACLSLEVLRLNNAVAKMKF from the exons aATGGCTACCCCGCCCGCCGTCGCTCCTTGGTGGACGATGCCAAGTTCGAGTCCACCATCAACAAGCAGCGGCAGCAGTCCTGGATCGAGGAGGCCCAGCGACTGTCCCGCG ACGGGGacgtgagtgaggaggaggtgttCTTGGTGCAGAGTCCTGGAGAGCCTGATGCTCCGCTGacggtggcgctggtggtgtcTCTGCTGGATGGCATCTCTGCCCTGCCCCGCGTGATCAAGACGattgag AACTTTAAGGGCACGGTGGTACATGTGGAGAGTCGCCCGGCGTCCCACAAAGGGCTAGCCTTCGACGTGCTCTTCCGCATCGATATCATGAGGGAGCCTTTGTTGAGTCTCTTGAAGAGCCTTCGTCAGGGGGCTTCCATCGCCTCCGTCAAACTCCTCTCTGAGCACCAATCCTCCAtcaagg AGCCGTGGTTCCCCAAACACATCAGCGAGCTGGACATGTGCAATCACCTCATGACCAAGTATGAGCCTGATCTGGACATGGACCACCCGGGCTTCGCAGACCAGGAGTACCGCGCGAGGAGGAAGCAGATCGCAGACATCGCCTTCGCCTACACCTA CGGTGAGCCCATCCCTCGCGTGGAGTACCGGCCTGAGGAGATAGAGACATGGGGCGCTGTGTTCCGAGAGCTGGATCGCCTGGTGCCCACCCACGCCTGCCGCCAGTACCGCGAGGTGTGGGACATCCTGAAGAGGGAGTGTGGGTACTGCCCTGAATCCATCCCGCAGCTGGAGGACGTGTCACGCTTCATGAAGA AGCGCACTGGGTTCAGTCTGAGACCCGCCGCTGGCCTTCTGACGGCGAGGGACTTCCTGGCTTCCCTCGCCTTCAGGGTGTTCCAATGCACGCAGTACATTCGCCACCACTCGTCACCTCACCACTCCCCCGAGCC AGACGCCATCCATGAGCTGCTGGGCCACGCACCTCTCCTCGCCCATCCTGCCTTCGCCCAATTCTCTCAGGAGCTTGGGCTGGCCTCTCTGGGCGCTTCGGACGAAGAGATAGAAAAGTTCGCCACG ATGTACTGGTTCACGGTGGAGTTTGGACTGTGCCGAGAGCAGGGCGAGATACGGGCGTGGGGCGCAGGTCTCCTCAGCAGCTTCGGCGAACTACAGCACTCTTTGTCTAATAAGCCCGATCACCGCGACTTTGAGCCTTCCCTGACCGCTGTGCAGCCTTACCAGGACCAGGACTACCAGGACGTGTACTTCGTGGCTGAGGGAGTGGAGGACGCAATGGAAAAGTTCAG GCAATGGACGTTTAAGACGCTCTCGCGGCCCTATGAGGTGCACTACGACCCCTTCAGCCAGACCATAATGGTGCTGGACTCCGTGCACAAGCTGGAGGGGCTGGCCGCGTGCCTGTCCCTGGAGGTGCTCAGGCTCAACAACGCCGTGGCCAAGATGAAGTTTTGA